The Neorhodopirellula lusitana DNA window GCGTTTCGGGCGATTCCTCATCGTCCGATTCCTGGCGAGCCACTAATTCAAATGATTTCAGCCGTTCCTGGATCTCCTCCATGGACATTGGCTGCCGCAGCAGCACGCACATGCCTTGGGTGAACAATCCTTTAGCCATCAAGCACACCTCCAAAACCCTTAATTTAAGGGAGCCACCTCTTTCAGGCGACCGATCGGCCTCTGTTTTTCGTACGTATCAGTGAATTAACGCCCGGACGAGACCCGCGAGGGCCATTTGTAGCGATTAACTTTGACTTTTCCGGTCAAAACCATGTGTTTTTTGAACATCTGCCGCAGGACAACCGACCCCCTCCAGTGTATTATTGGGTAGTATCAACGTCATGGGGTGACCTTCTGTCGCCCGTTCGTGTCGGATAGAATCCCCGAAAAGTAATTACTGCTTTAGCGGTTTTTACTAACGGTTGACGCGATACTACTCTTAGAAGGGGGGGCACCCTTCTATGTCGCAAGCGTGATCAAGATTGCTACGAAGAAAAAGTAGTTACGCAATACCGGCAACTGTTAAAGCCCGTTGCATAAACCTCCCACTGCACAATCAGGATTTACCGATGACTAAGCGACTTCTTATTGTAGACGACCATGCCGTATCCAGACTGGGTACTCGCGCCGCCCTTAGCGAAACCGACATTGAAGTCGTCGGTGAAGCAACGAAGGCTGCCGAGGCTTTGGCCTTTGTTGAAGAAAATACGCCAGATGCGATTTTGTTAGATATTCGCATGGAAGGCGGCGATGGCCTCAACACCCTCGGGCGAGTCAAGCTTGACCACCCCGATCTACCTGTTTTGCTGTTCTCGGGTTACGACAATCCGACCTACGTGGCTCGCGCCGTTGCATTGGGTGCAGCAGGTTACGTTTTGAAAACAGCACCAGTCGAACGTCTGATCGAAGCATTGAATCTCTGTTTCGCTGGCGAACAATCCTGGACCCGAGAAGAGCTTCGCCGCGTGACCGGTGCCTTGGCGACTCCACGGATGAACCAAGACATCGATGTTCCGCTTACCCAGCGTGAAAGTGAAGTGCTTCGTCAAATGGCCCTTGGTCTGACGAACAAAGA harbors:
- a CDS encoding response regulator; the protein is MTKRLLIVDDHAVSRLGTRAALSETDIEVVGEATKAAEALAFVEENTPDAILLDIRMEGGDGLNTLGRVKLDHPDLPVLLFSGYDNPTYVARAVALGAAGYVLKTAPVERLIEALNLCFAGEQSWTREELRRVTGALATPRMNQDIDVPLTQRESEVLRQMALGLTNKEIAKMLGISYETVKEHVQHILRKLGVSDRTQAAVWAVRKNLV